The genomic stretch ATGGGTGAGCTCAGGCGTGTCGAGTTTGTTAGCAGCTTTCCTTCTAGGAGGGAGATGTCATCCCTGTGGGCATATCATCTTGATTTACATGATAACACACATAGCTTgagatttttgtttttatgGAGGGGGCCATGTTCACTATCCCTTTTCTACATAGAAAAGGAAATAATGAATAAAAAATAGATTTGTGGCAGAAGGGAAAATTATTGCCTTGAGAATACTCATGAAATGGATAGAGACAACAGTACAGGAATGAACATTGGGACCATGCCTTGGGATATTTGTGAATATTTAGTCACCATACGGGGAAGGTACTGACTGAATAGCTTTCATGCAGACAATGTTTGCTGTTTATTCATGTGGCAATGGCGATGACTCGTCCAGAATTTTCTTTTTGCCGATATCCATTTCCTGTATAGGCTTTCTGTTTGTTTCGAATTTCTGATCCATGCCGTATTCCTCTTATCAAGTTGTGATGTTGACTTGGGGTGAACTGCAATCATCGGATCAATCATTGAATGAATCTCTTTTACCCCTTGTACAAAAGACTGTTGGTTTTGCCACGTGGTCCAATGCTCTGAGAGAACATTGGCCTGTGACAATTGGACCAAGCTGTCGAGGTCTATTCTTTGTCCTACTTTTCTTTGGCTGAGGCTCAAAGTAAGCATCTTGTCCCTATTCTAGTTCTCAGTCATTCTCCCAGATTTTATCACCACATTATGTTTGAACTTTGAGGGGCACAAAAAGACATCTTGTTCCAGTTTCCCATTTCCCATTTGTCTGATTAAATTCTATCCTGGGATTTGTCACTGGAGAATTTCTTGTGTAATCTTAGGATGCTGTTACAGCAGAATTTCTGTATTCCACTGACCCACAAAACAGACAAAAGATACCATTATAACTGTATAAGGTAAATATACTGATGTGTAGCAATCTGACTTCAGTGTTGTCTGATTTATGCACTTTCTTAAACGGACTAAATGGTCACCTATTGTTTAGCTATTTATTCGAGCTAAACAGCCATTTAAATGGACCAAGCAGTGATTAAACGGGATAAACGGCTGATTAAACGGACACGGCAAGCCACCGTGTAGAGTTTACACGGTGTGTAAACGAGCTAAAATGCTGTGTAGGTGAACAGTGATTAAATGACAGTTTGTTAAATGCTAATGATTACTTGATTGGCACAGAATGAGAACCGAATATCTCTGGTGCTAAATCTTTTCATACCTTGTATGGAGTTAGGAAAAGCTTCCATCTGCATGATTCAGTAACTCTGTGTAGGCTGGTTGTAATAAAAGCTTTAAATTGTTTGTCTGGGTAATTTGAATAATTTAGGGTGCTTAAGCTTAACTAAATTGCATGATTGACCCATTCTAAGCTGCAATCTACAGACTTCTATGACTCTGTATTAAGATAATGCCTGAGACTTCTTCACTTGTTCTAGTACTCCATGCCTATGTTTTCTTTTTGAGCAATCCAACGTGAGAAAATTTGGCAGTAAATACTGTATTAGATCTTAATTCTCTTTGCTCAAATGTGTTTACATTCATGCGGATGTGTCaagtaataaaataataatatagtaTTGTATCATGTTTTACGTACACCTACAGACGGTTGGTGCTGTTCAATCACTTGATGTCAGCTAATTCTATCTTTGATCGGGTTTATTCGGGAAATAGTCTGGATGCCATGAAACAGGTTAACCCTTGATAATTCCTAAAAATTCCTTCAATGATTTCTTTGCGATTGTTATAAACCAACATATATCTCTTATAAAGAGATACAGGCTACAAGAATCTGCATCTATTCAAGTCACTCTCCAAaatgtggatagcttgtgcacaCCGTGGCAATCAAATCACCTGTGCATGCAAAGATGCTTACATTTGCTATCCAGAAACTGGAATATCTAAGTTTCACTTATGTTTGGTAGACAAATAGTAACTGCCTCCTCCACTATATAAGCATATGGCATGCTCAACTTTCTATATCCATTGTTCCCACCAGTTTCATATATATCTTGTGACTTGTGAAGTGTTTTCCTATCTGTATCACCTTCGCCTTGGCACCCTTTGGCTAGTTCATTTATACGAATGGATTATTCTAATTTGCGTCGCCAGGCTGCATCCATGAAAAAGAGTCTCTTTGATCAGGCCTGTATTATACTCTAGAGATTTCTAATCAATAGTTTATCTTTATGCTTTCACAAGGACCTAGAAGTTTGGTCATACCTTTTTCCGATGTATAAGCATGCCTGCTTTTGATCCCATCCATGGCAGACACTATTCTATGATGTTTTATGGTTTTCAATGTTTTCCTTTGATATATCAAATGCTGATTCAGTAAGTTGTTTTCGTTGACAGGGGTACCTAGATGAGCAATTTTGCCAGGTGGAAGACTTGCAGGACGAAGCTAGTCCTAATTTTGCCGAAGAGGTTGTCACTTTGTTTTTCAAGGATTCAGCCAGGCTAATATCAAATGTTGAACAAGCTCTGTAAGTAAAACATGCATATCAAGGGAGAAGTGATCTCTTgttcaaaaagaaagaaaatatgaTGCAAGCAGAAGTGTTCAACTTGACTGATTAAAATTTTGTGACACTGCAGGGAAAAATACCCCAAAGATTTCAATAGATGGGATGCATACATGCAGCAGCTAAAAGGCAGCTGTTCCAGGTAGCTCTGGTGCTGCATCTGGATATATTTTTTTCAGTTGCATATGATCCATGCTATGTGACTGATTCAGTACAGCACACAGACCTTTATAGTTTTGTGAATAATGAGGACTATTGAGTTTAATTGAACGTCCTGCAAAATTGACATTATCCTTTTTGAAACAACTATTGCATGCTTCAGCTTGTTAAAAAGGGGTGGGTGTGCggggtgtgtgtgtgggggggggggggggggatctgAAGCATATCAATGCCCCACTAATGACATGACCAGTATGCTTGTAAATCAAGGTTCTTGGTTCTTGGAGGCTTTAAGGTGGTCTGGTATCTGAGAAAAACTCATTTTTGTAGTTCTGCGTGCGAATGAATTTTTGTAAGCATGGCATGGTTCTGAATCAGATGTAAAGAAAGCATAACTCTGACATCTGAACACATTATCAATGCCTTATATTTATATAAAGTTTACATGTGTTTGACGACATTACAAAACTTGATGCAGCATTGGTGCTTCAAGGATGAAGAGTGAGTGCATGTCATTCAGGGATTACTGTGCACAGGGAAATGTTGAAGGGTCTGTCTCTCTGGCTGCTTAGTTCTTTCAGATTTTTGTCTCATGTCAAGAAATGAGAACAGCCATTGTTAACTCTCGTGGTTTCGGTTTGCAGTTGCATGAGATCGTTCCAGAAAGTGAAGAGGGAGCACGGTGCCCTGAGGCAGAAACTAGAGGCCTATTTCCAGGTAATCATCCGCCACAAATCTCATCCATCGTTCTGTAGCTTGTGTCATGAGCCACGGATCTGAGATTGTGTTAATACACACAGCTGCTACGACAAGCTGGTCCTGCTGGAGCTGCCACCAGGCCTGGGATGTAAAAACTACGAGTTGCAGGAAAACGGAGTATGGCCCAAGAAGCTCACTGCAACTAACTGGCCCAGTGGCCCTGCTGGCTGCTGCGCAGCAATTAGGGATCAGCACACGAAGCGAAACAATAGATGATATGCGTGGATAGGCATAAAAACTGTAATAAGAGAGTATTTTTTCAAGGAAAAAAAAGGTCAGAGGAAGGGATGGGAACCTTGTGTAGCTGTGAGTTTACAAGCTTGCCTGAAAGATGGTATTATTGTCTCATGTGTAATATATTCCTTCCCTCTCAAAATAAATCAATTCCTATAATCACCAAAAGCCAAactatctcaagtttgactaatTTTATAATGAAGAATAATGACTTTTATGACACCAAATAAATAGGTGATGAAATTATACTTTATGATGTATTTAATGACATTAATTTGGTGTCACAAGTATTTATGatcttttctataaatttaatcaaagttaaaataatttgagtTAGAATAACTCTAGAAGTTAATTTATTAAtctattattatattatattgtACCACTAAAAAATAGGTAGAGGTTTCGTCCACAGCTATCTCGTGTGAGCCATTGTTCCCTTAGGTTAGGTTTATCAGTCAAATTTGGCAGCCATTCATTAATgtttttttcttataataaagGTTTTTTTTTGGTTCCGTGCCATTACTATTTTCCCTCTTTTGAAACATGCCATAACAATTCGTCTTATGGGAAGCAGGCCATTACAATTTTCACGTTCTTTGAAACATGCCACTGGATACGATTGACGATGTATCGGGCCCACCTGCAGGCCGACGTGGCATACGAAGACCCGTTTATGTACGTAAGAAAACGGCCTGGTTATTTCTCCACCATTTTTCCCGTTATCCTCTCTATCTCGAAGCGCTCCATTTTTCCCGTTATCCTCTCTATCTCGAAGCTGGAGCGCTCTCATCTCTCTCTGTTCGCCCCGGGCGCGACGGCTAACCCTAATCCGACGAGCACGGCGGCGGCTCCCTAGGGGCTCGGGGGGCTCGAGGGCTGGCCCTGAGCGCTGTTGCGGCTTGTGCGCGGCCGCGGCTTCGGCGCCTGCTGCAGCTTCGGCGCCTGGGGCAACTTGACGTGCCCAAGGGCCCAGCCCATGGCGACCTCCTCCAGCATGACCACGGTTGGCACTCGAAGGCTGCAGTACCCTCTACTTGACTGCCCTGAGTGCCATGTGCCTCTGATCCGAATCGTGAGCAAGCAAGCTCACTCCAAGGATGTCCCGTTTGTGAAGTGCCCAAACAACGTGAAGATCAGGATTTGGTGGccttatttttttcttctttttgatTTCATTTTGATTGACTTTAGTTGTGCGCAGGGTGATCCAACAACTTGTGGTTGGATCCGTTCCGAGGAGCAGTATGCAGCCTGGTATGTGAATCAACAAAAGCAGAGACATATGCAGGTCCAGTCGCCCCTCCATTCAGCATCTAGGGATGTTCTTGGTGATTTGAAGCAACAAGTGTATGAGATGAAGCAAATGCTGGACAATGTGGTTGAAGATCTTCGATCAGTGAAGTCCCAAATTGGAGACAAGCAAGACTTGGGTAATAAGAAGAAAATGCAGATTGTGCTGGATGTATATGTTGCAGTAGGTGTTCTTTGTTGGTGTGGTAATAGGCATAGTTGTTCAAAGGAAAACAAGCCTAACTCCACATCCCACTTAAGCACACGACCTTTTGTGTAAGCTTTTCTACCAAGAGAGTCTATGCTACGGAATCCTTCCACTTTTATTTCTAGCGCGAACGGTGCAACCCTAGAACACAAATGCATAAATCAGACCATGAATTGAATCCGAATCGACTCAATTCGACACAAGGAGAGACTAATACCTTCCGTCGTCGTCCTCCATCCGCCTAGCCCGCCTGCAACTGAGGCCAAGGCCGCCAGCTCGCCTGCACGCTGCCGAGGCGCCTGGCTGCGCCCGGGTCTACGCTCGCCGCCAAGAAAACCTGCGCGCCTGCAGCCCGCCTGCGCCCGCCCTCGCTTGCCTGACCCTCGACCACggtggcggcggccgccgccctCGGTTAGGGTTCGCCGGCCTTCCCTTCGAGCTAGAGGACGGGTGGGGAAAGTCACGAGTAAAGGGAAGACCGACTAGAAGAGACGGACGGGAGAGAAGAATAGACGGCATCCGTTTCCTTGGGCACGGGAGACGTACGTATACGGTCTTGGTATGCCACGTCGGCCTGCAGGTGGGCCCGATACGTCGTCAATCGTATCCAGTGGCATGTTTCAGAGAACACAAAAATTGTAATGGTCTGCTTCCcataaggtcagtctcaatgtatagttttatgacacagttaccaagactagtTTAAAAAagataggtaaccgagccatataagtttcatggggatgaaactcctctctcatttgatgaaactccttcatttaatgaccctgccaagtcagcaattttgcttatgtggcaccctatttaatatgcatgacactcttatgaaacatgcattgagactggcctaagacgAATTGTAATGACACGTTTCAAAAGAGGGAAAATAGTAATGGCACGGAAAAAAACCCTATAATAAATCAGCCAGTATGGCCGAACGAACACGGTGATACGATTTCAAGCCTATATGAATTGCAGAAGATAACCGGCCCCGTTCGCGCGACGACCACGCCTTGGCTTCCACCAGCAGCCGGCAGAGCTCCACGGCTGGCGCGGACGCCGCTGCAAAAGCGAACGTGTTGCATCTGTAGACCACGGGCACCGGCTGGCGGCTCCGGTTCTTGACGCGGGCATTCTCGAATATGTGGAGGTAGACGCCATCGTCAGGGTCGAACCAGGGATGGATCCACCGATAAGTTGAGCTCTGTTTTTGCAGAGGAAGACGATGAGTCCTTGCGACGAGCTAACTAGCTTGACTGGGCCTATTGGGCCATAGGttagggcatgtttggttcATGGCCACACATTGCCATGCCTAACCTTAAGTAGCAGCCACAAGTGTGGCAAGCCACAAACTGTGGTAAAAATAAGGTGTTTGGTTTGTGATTAAGGTTTGGCAAAATAAGTATGACTGTTGTTTGGATTAGTACCACATAAGCATGGTAAAATATTTGTGGCATGTGTTTCGTTTGCAGTCACAAATGAATGAAAAATACCTCATTATTATAGTAGGATCACATCCATTTTTCATAGAACATATATAAGAGGTTTAAGCCTTACAATACTGATTACAAAATCAGCAACTAGCCTCGGATGCGGCGTGCTGCCTTCGTATATTCTGCGGAGGCAGATAGGAGCTGGGACTCAAGAGCCTTTTGTTTATTTTCATAACAGGAGTGGGTGTGCTAAATATAGACTTGGATGCCTTTTTCCCATGCAGCAAAGGCACGCCACAGGCGCTGCGGCGGCAAAATCGGCCACCAACGCACGCCACACTTTTCATTAACAAATTCTGTGGCGGAGGAGTTCGTGGTTGTGGCATACCACATCTTTGCTCTGAACCAAACACCTACCAAACATCATGTGGCAAACTTCAGTTTAGGCGTGGCAGGCTGTGGCCACGAACCAAACACTCCTAGTCTGCCGGAAATCCAGGCCCCAGACGCAACACACAAGCTAATTTGGATGACCATCTGCGTTGCGAACCGTCTGAGGATGTTTTGGTCTCTTGGAGAGGGATGGAGGCTCCCACCTCGGGCGACTCCGTGCCCCCTCCGCCCCCCCTTCCGCCCCCGCAGCCACCGCGCCCGTCGCGCCACCCTGCACCGCCcccgcctccaccaccaccgccgcctccacctccacctccaccctcTCACCTCGCCCAACCTGTCACTGGCTCCTCCCTGTCGCCGGATGCCCCCAGTCGACTTGCTGCGGCTGCGACGCTCGTCCGTCCGCGACTCCTCGTCGTGCCACCGTCGCCTGCCCGGTTCGAACTCCAGAACCTCCTCCTCCGTGAGTGCTTCTCCACTGCCGTCCCCGACCTGCTAACCAAGTCTCCGGCCCCGGCCTCCATCTGGGTAACTCCTCCCTCTCGCGATGCCAAGTTTAACAGGTTTTTCATTGAGAATTCGCTGTGTTTCTTGCTTGCTCCCCGTCCGGGTCGCCTGCGTGCGCGCTGCGTCGATGTCGGCGTCTTCCAGGTGACAGTAGCGAGTAGAAACATTGCTAACGTTTTGGTTGTCCGGGGTGTTCTGCGCATTGGCTCCATTGAGCTCTTCCTGCACCCGACAATGGCCGCTGCGAGGCTCGCGTTCGAACGTCTCCCCCACCCACCCCCTACGCTGATAACTCCTGATGGGACTCAACCGGCCAACTGCCCAGGTACGAGCGAAGTTATTACATTTGACCTAGGTGAGAGAGCTCTGCCGTCGCCCCCTGCCATGCCCAAAATCCGCTTTGGGAAGGTCCCCCAAGATCTTCTCTCTTCTCCCGCCCTCACTCTGCCCCACTCGCGCCCTCTGCCCCTTGCTGTGGCCGCTGCGACCGGTCTTGTTCCCGGTTCCGCGGCAGTAGCTAACGTTGCCCCGGCTTTGAATGCTGCTAAAGTCTCGCTCACGCGCTCGTACCTTCAGGCCGTCACCTCCGCCGCTCCCCCAAAACAGGCACAAGTTATTACAGTCACTCGCCCTGCTTCCCTCTCAGGCTGCTTCCGCTGCTTAGCCAAAGACCACCAGGTGCAGGACTGCCGTGACCCCATTCGGTGCCGCTCCTGCCTTTCCTCCGGCCACCGCAGCCCCCAGTGCAAAATGCCGTTTCGACGTCTCCTGCGCGTGGCCTCCCGACGTCTCCCACCCGCCGTGCGCACCATCCATGCTTCACCCTCCGCACGCCTTTCGCCGTCCCCTCTTGCCCTGCCCTTGCCGCCTACGTCCTCCCCCCTGCCCACCTCTCCTGAAACGTTTTTTCCTAGCTCGGATGATGAGCTTGACACGCTGCTGCTGGAGGCCGCTGCGTCTGCTATGGCGCCGGTGAACTGCGTGCCGTCCACCTCCTCTTCGGCCGACGTTGGGAAAGCGGGGTCGCCGCCTTGTCAGGACAAGCATGTTCTCCCCGCTTCCGTCCGCCTGGTCGACCAGGTGGCCAGAGTCGGGGATCAGCTCCCGGCGGGTGCGCCGGCTTCGCTGCCTGCTGCGGTCTCTGACGCCTCAGCGCCTACCCCGCTGCCCCTGCCGCCTACGTCGGCAGCATCCTGGCCTTCGCGGGGAATCGGAGCCGGTCCCTCATCCTCTTCCGAGGAGGAGTTTGCGAGCGGTGACCCTGCCTCCGACGACTCCAGCTCTGACGGCTTCTCCTGGCAAGAGGGGAGGGCTTCGCACGCGGACGCTTGGGTCTCTCCAGGGAGGCCGGAGCTCTGTGAGCGCATGCTTTACGCGTTCATAGAGCCGCCGGTGCACCCTGATGAGGTCAGTGCTTCCATCCGCGCGGCCCTCCTTGGTGCCGCCCCTTTGGTCCCCGTTGACCTGCTTCCCTCCTCGCATGGAGCAATGCTCCTACGCGCCACCTCTGCTGCCTCGCGAGACTCGCTGCGTCTGCTCAGCCCAATTGCTGGGGACGGTTTCACCGTTTTTCTGCAGAAGCCGCACGAGACGGCCAACAGGTTCTTCAGGGTGCCCACCTGGCTTGCCTTTGTGGCCGTCGTGGACTTCCCCCTGGAACACTGGTACGAGGACAAGATCCGggaatgtttccgtgccttcgCTGCTGTCGCGGAAATTGACCCCCTCTGCCTCTCGGGCGAGCACTTCGGTCCCCTGAGGCTGCTACTGGAGCTCAATGACCGCCTTGAGCTGCCCCTCGAGCTGCGGATTTCCGCCAGGAACGGTGCTGGCCGTGACGGGGCGGTCGCCAGGATCATGCCCATCAGAGTGTGGCCACGTGAGTTCCAACTGAACAGCAGGGGGGAGCTCTCGCCCTTCTTCGGACCGCCGTCGCCTCCATCACCTGGGCCCAGCCTAGGACCCCCAGGCCCTTTCAGCTCGATTCAGCAGAGCCGACCGCAGCCGAACTACTTCAGCGCCATGTACCCACGGCTGCCACGTTCCGAGGCCCATGGCAGCCTCCCTTTTGACCCCCTGTCGTCGGGGGTCAGAGGTGGTCACGGCGCAGCACGTCGCCACGCAGCAGCTTTGATGGCTGCTGCCCTCCTCTTCGGCGGCCGGGTGCAGGTCCTGCTTCGCCATGTCCAAGCTCTCCAGGCGCCAATGCTAAATGGCTCAATAAGCGCCATTCAAGACGACCCCAACGACACTGCTGCTCCAGCTGAGTTGCGGGGCACATCTACCAAGGCCATCATCACCTACCAACGACGTCCCAGGGACAAAGCTTCTGCCCCGGCGAGCCGTGGGCGCTCCACGCATCAGGCGGTGCCTCCCCGGCGCGCAAGCTCGCGGCTGGCGGCAAAAGCACCGTCGAACTTCATCGACATGACGACGCAGGCTGTGCAGCGTAAGGCCCTGCTCAACTCTCTGTCAGGATGTTCCAGGGAGCTCAAGAAGCACATCAAAAAACGGGACATCCTCTCAAGGAACAACCTGCCCCTAAGTGCGACCGAGCTGAGGAAGCTCGTCTCTGCGGCAGAGCTAGACCTCGGCGCTGGGGGCGCCGCGGCGGTGGATTCCAGCGACAATGCCTAGCTTTTCTCAGGGTAGTTCTACCGGCTGTCCCAAAGGGGACTGCAAGCCCGTGTATCTTTCGTTTTCTAGTCTTTGTAATTCGCTTTTGAACCTTGCTGTCGGGTGCGGGACTGTAACGACATGAACTCCGACACCGAACCAACGTTGTCTTCGTTCCGCTCGTTTTCTATCATTTCCTGGAATGTGCGTGGGTTAGGCGACCCGGACAAATGCAACATTGTGCGCAACGCTTTCATCAATGCTAATCCTGTTATTCTGTGCATTCAAGAGACTAAGCTAAGAGAAGTTGATTTCTTCAAAGCTAAAACTTTTCTGCCTCCCGGTTTCAAATTTGTTCTCCAGCCCAGCGACGGCTCACGCGGTGGGCTTCTCACTGCTTGGGACCCAAACGTTTTTTCCCTGCAAAACCATTTTTGTAAACCCTACACTATCACCTGTGAGTTTGCTTGCAACCTATCCAACACTGATTTCACTGTGACAAACACGTATGGTCCTTCGGACCACATCTTTTCTCCCAACTACCTTCAATGCTTGCTGGAACTGCCGAGCCTAATTCATGGTGCTTGGATTCTAATCGGTGACTTCAACCTTGTTAGACAGCCTAGTGACAAAAACAACGGCCAGATTAACTCCTCCCTCACCAGTGCTTTCAACTCCACGATAAATGACCTTTGTATCAACGAGATCGACCTTTCGGACAGGCTCTACACCTGGACCAACCTTCAACCCTTTCCCATCCTAGCTCGCCTGGACAGGGCATTCGCCAACAACCATctaaacttccttttccctaTTGCCACTCTTTCCTCTCTACCAAGACCCACCTCGGATCATAATCCGCTGCTGCTAACCCTAAATACAGAAATTCCTAAAGCTCAATTCTTCAGATTTGAAAAACATTGGCTTCACCACCACACCTTCCTTCCTTCCATCCTTCAGAGCTGGCGTTCGGTGGCCGACGTCGGCGATGCGGCCGGACAGATTGTCGCCCGTATCAAGTCGGCCAGGGCTAAGGCAAAGGTTTGGGCTCGGTGTAACAGGGCACCCCCTTCTATCCTTAATAACTGCCGTTTTATCACCCAATTATTCGACTTCTTTGAAGAATTTCGGAACCTGTCGACACAAGAATTTCAGGTTCGCAGCCAAGCCAGGCATATGCTGCAGCAACATATCAGAATGAAGGCAGCCTACTGGAAGCAGCGAAGCAAACAGAAAGTTATCAGAGAGGGCGACTCCAACACGAGATTCCATCATGCCAATGCAACCCAAAGACTCAGAACCAACTACATCAGAGAGGTTCAGGTTGACGGGCAACAAATTGTGAACCACGCTGGAAAGGTGGCTGCTCTGACGGATTACTTCTCATCCATCATTGGGGTCCAAGGAAGCTGCCAGCCGTTTGACCTCAACGAGCTATACGCGGGGTCTTACTGCCCAAGCGCAACCTTAACTGAACCTTTCTCTGCCAATGAAGCGAAGCAAGCTCTGTTGTCCATGAACATGAATAGTGCTCCTGGCCCGGATGGTTTCGGGCCGATGTTCTTCAAAGCGGCCTGGGAAACGGTTCAAACAGACATCCACAGCCTGCTGTGTGCATTCCACCAGGGTGACATCGACCTTCAGCGACTGAATAGATCTCACATGGTTTTGATCCCTAAGAAACCTGGG from Sorghum bicolor cultivar BTx623 chromosome 3, Sorghum_bicolor_NCBIv3, whole genome shotgun sequence encodes the following:
- the LOC8075559 gene encoding pseudo histidine-containing phosphotransfer protein 1 isoform X1, which codes for MSANSIFDRVYSGNSLDAMKQGYLDEQFCQVEDLQDEASPNFAEEVVTLFFKDSARLISNVEQALEKYPKDFNRWDAYMQQLKGSCSSIGASRMKSECMSFRDYCAQGNVEGCMRSFQKVKREHGALRQKLEAYFQLLRQAGPAGAATRPGM
- the LOC8075559 gene encoding pseudo histidine-containing phosphotransfer protein 5 isoform X2 translates to MDYSNLRRQAASMKKSLFDQGYLDEQFCQVEDLQDEASPNFAEEVVTLFFKDSARLISNVEQALEKYPKDFNRWDAYMQQLKGSCSSIGASRMKSECMSFRDYCAQGNVEGCMRSFQKVKREHGALRQKLEAYFQLLRQAGPAGAATRPGM